Proteins from one Vicugna pacos chromosome 25, VicPac4, whole genome shotgun sequence genomic window:
- the MROH6 gene encoding maestro heat-like repeat-containing protein family member 6 isoform X5 has translation MAGGVWGRPRGAPVGALTLTALAEGIRARQGQPPGPPSTSPQPESELESEVEPQRAAASPTAGSETFCRPPAQEPAPVIPHQVRCLVRGLLAQVPSLAEGRRRRAVLRVLSALALEHPRDVVSLGAQPGEGAPRPSEQARWFLHPSTPGSLANLPQEKLSFVLSSMVIVPNTRAAAELWRSLSRNQRVNGQVLVQLLWALKGTAGPQPEALAATRALREMLAVSGCVGATRGFYPHLLLVLVTQLHELARGTCSPDTPKVWAPSYQGPPHSHASCTVEALRALLTGDGSRMVVTCMEQAGGWRRLVGAHTHLEGVLLLASAMVAHADHHLRGLFADLLPRLHSTDDAQRLTAMAFFTGLLQSRPTAQLLREEVILERLCTWQGDPEPTVRWLGLLGLGHLALNRRKVRHMSTLLPALLGALGEGDTRLVGAALGALRRVLLRPQAPVHLLSAELGPRLPPLLDDARDSVRASAVGLLGTLVRRARGRLWVGPRGPLRKLVLRSLVPLLLRLHDPSRDAAESSEWTLARCDQALRWGLLEEMVTVAHHNSPEALSRICQRLVQWYPSHVPSFLSQTQGYLRSPQDRLRRAAAVLIGFLVHHSSLSCVNQDLLDSLFQDLGQLQSDSEPSVVAAAQVSCQQVALLARTQHCPHCWRLLGLLRLPHLGQHHAHPARLPPVYEDSPFQHWSLAGHWDCSGPG, from the exons ATGGCTGGGGGCGTGTGGGGCCGGCCCCGGGGGGCCCCTGTGGGGGCTCTAACCTTGACAGCTCTGGCCGAAGGGATCCGGGCCAGGCAGGGGCAGCCCCCGGGACCCCCTTCCACAAGCCCTCAACCTGAATCTGAGCTTGAATCTGAAGTGGAGCCCCAGAGGGCAGCAGCCAGCCCCACAGCTGGCAGTGAGACCTTTTGCCGGCCGCCGGCCCAGGAGCCAGCCCCAGTGATACCCCATCAG GTTCGTTGTCTGGTGCGTGGGCTGCTGGCACAGGTGCCCAGCCTGGCAGAGGGGAGGCGCCGGCGGGCGGTCCTGCGGGTGCTGAGCGCACTTGCCCTGGAGCATCCTCGGGACGTG gTCTCTCTTGGAGCCCAGCCTGGGGAGGGCGCTCCAAGGCCAAGTGAGCAAGCCAGGTGGTTTCTGCACCCCAGCACCCCTGGCTCTTTGGCTAATCTGCCCCAGGAGAAGTTATCTTTCGTTTTATCCTCTATGGTGATTGTTCCTAATACCAG GGCGGCGGCCGAGCTGTGGCGCAGCCTGAGCCGGAACCAGCGGGTGAATGGGCAGGTGCTGGTGCAGCTGCTCTGGGCGCTCAAGGGCACGGCCGGACCCCAGCCGGAGGCTCTGGCG GCCACTCGCGCCCTTCGGGAGATGCTGGCCGTATCCGGCTGCGTGGGGGCCACACGGGGCTTCTACCCGCACCTCCTCCTTGTTCTGGTCACACAGCTACATGAGCTGGCCCGGGGCACGTGCTCCCCTGACACTCCCAAGGTCTGGGCCCCATCCTACCAAGGGCCACCACACAGCCACGCCAG ctgcaCCGTGGAGGCCTTGAGGGCCCTGCTCACTGGTGACGGCAGCCGCATGGTGGTCACGTGCATGGAGCAGGCCGGTGGCTGGAGAAGACTGGTGGGAGCCCATACGCACCTGGAGGGTGTGCTGCTGCTGGCCAG TGCCATGGTGGCCCATGCCGACCACCACCTGCGAGGCCTGTTCGCAGACCTGCTGCCGCGGCTGCACAGCACGGACGATGCCCAGCGCCTCACAGCTATGGCCTTCTTCACTGGG CTGCTACAGAGCCGGCCCACCGCCCAGCTCCTGCGGGAGGAGGTCATCCTGGAGCGGCTCTGCACCTGGCAGGGCGACCCCGAGCCCACCGTGCGCTGGCTGGGCCTGCTTGGCCTCGGCCACCTGGCGCTGAACCGCCGGAAG GTGCGTCACATGAGCACACTGCTGCCCGCGCTCCTGGGCGCCCTGGGCGAGGGTGACACACGGCTCGTGGGCGCTGCGCTGGGGGCGCTGCGGAGGGTTCTGCTGCGGCCGCAGGCACCAGTGCACCTCCTGAGCGCAGAGCTGGGGCCACGTCTCCCACCCCTTCTGGATGAC gcccGGGACTCAGTCCGCGCCTCTGCGGTGGGGCTCCTCGGGACGCTGGTGCGGAGGGCCCGGGGCAGGCTGTGGGTGGGGCCTCGAGGCCCCCTGCGCAAGCTGGTGCTGCGGAGTCTCGTGCCGCTGCTGTTGCGCCTGCATGACCCCAGCCGGGACGCTGCTGAG AGCTCAGAGTGGACCCTGGCCCGCTGTGACCAGGCCCTGCGCTGGGGCCTGCTGGAGGAGATGGTCACTGTGGCCCACCACAACAGCCCTGAGGCCCTAAGCCGGATCTGCCAGCGCCTG GTTCAATGGTACCCAAGCCACGTGCCCAGCTTCCTGAGCCAGACCCAGGGCTACCTGCGGAGCCCACAGGACCGCCTGCGCCGGGCAGCTGCCGTGCTCATAG GCTTCTTGGTCCATCACTCGAGCCTCAGCTGCGTCAACCAGGACCTACTGGACTCCCTGTTCCAGG ACTTGGGGCAGCTTCAGAGTGACTCTGAGCCCTCTGTGGTGGCAGCAGCACAAGTGTCCTGCCAGCAGGTGGCACTACTGGCCCGAACACAGCACTGTCCCCACTGCTGGCGCCTCCTTGGCCTCCTGCGCCTACCCCACCTTGGCCAGCACCACGCCCACCCTGCTCGGCTCCCACCAGTCTACGAAGACAGCCCGTTCCAGCACTGGAGCCTGGCTGGCCACTGGGACTGCTCAGGACCAGGCTGA
- the MROH6 gene encoding maestro heat-like repeat-containing protein family member 6 isoform X6, translated as MAGGVWGRPRGAPVGALTLTALAEGIRARQGQPPGPPSTSPQPESELESEVEPQRAAASPTAGSETFCRPPAQEPAPVIPHQTPQSSWEDGALGDLALYTAACLEDAGFAGTQATALTLSSVLEAQGERLEDQVRCLVRGLLAQVPSLAEGRRRRAVLRVLSALALEHPRDVVSLGAQPGEGAPRPSEQARWFLHPSTPGSLANLPQEKLSFVLSSMVIVPNTRAAAELWRSLSRNQRVNGQVLVQLLWALKGTAGPQPEALAATRALREMLAVSGCVGATRGFYPHLLLVLVTQLHELARGTCSPDTPKVWAPSYQGPPHSHASCTVEALRALLTGDGSRMVVTCMEQAGGWRRLVGAHTHLEGVLLLASAMVAHADHHLRGLFADLLPRLHSTDDAQRLTAMAFFTGLLQSRPTAQLLREEVILERLCTWQGDPEPTVRWLGLLGLGHLALNRRKVRHMSTLLPALLGALGEGDTRLVGAALGALRRVLLRPQAPVHLLSAELGPRLPPLLDDSSEWTLARCDQALRWGLLEEMVTVAHHNSPEALSRICQRLVQWYPSHVPSFLSQTQGYLRSPQDRLRRAAAVLIGFLVHHSSLSCVNQDLLDSLFQDLGQLQSDSEPSVVAAAQVSCQQVALLARTQHCPHCWRLLGLLRLPHLGQHHAHPARLPPVYEDSPFQHWSLAGHWDCSGPG; from the exons ATGGCTGGGGGCGTGTGGGGCCGGCCCCGGGGGGCCCCTGTGGGGGCTCTAACCTTGACAGCTCTGGCCGAAGGGATCCGGGCCAGGCAGGGGCAGCCCCCGGGACCCCCTTCCACAAGCCCTCAACCTGAATCTGAGCTTGAATCTGAAGTGGAGCCCCAGAGGGCAGCAGCCAGCCCCACAGCTGGCAGTGAGACCTTTTGCCGGCCGCCGGCCCAGGAGCCAGCCCCAGTGATACCCCATCAG actcCCCAGAGTTCCTGGGAGGATGGGGCCCTTGGAGACCTGGCGTTGTACACAGCTGCCTGCCTGGAAGATGCTGGTTTTGCGGGGACCCAGGCAACAGCCCTCACCCTGTCCTCAGTCCTGGAGGCCCAGGGGGAGCGGTTGGAGGACCAG GTTCGTTGTCTGGTGCGTGGGCTGCTGGCACAGGTGCCCAGCCTGGCAGAGGGGAGGCGCCGGCGGGCGGTCCTGCGGGTGCTGAGCGCACTTGCCCTGGAGCATCCTCGGGACGTG gTCTCTCTTGGAGCCCAGCCTGGGGAGGGCGCTCCAAGGCCAAGTGAGCAAGCCAGGTGGTTTCTGCACCCCAGCACCCCTGGCTCTTTGGCTAATCTGCCCCAGGAGAAGTTATCTTTCGTTTTATCCTCTATGGTGATTGTTCCTAATACCAG GGCGGCGGCCGAGCTGTGGCGCAGCCTGAGCCGGAACCAGCGGGTGAATGGGCAGGTGCTGGTGCAGCTGCTCTGGGCGCTCAAGGGCACGGCCGGACCCCAGCCGGAGGCTCTGGCG GCCACTCGCGCCCTTCGGGAGATGCTGGCCGTATCCGGCTGCGTGGGGGCCACACGGGGCTTCTACCCGCACCTCCTCCTTGTTCTGGTCACACAGCTACATGAGCTGGCCCGGGGCACGTGCTCCCCTGACACTCCCAAGGTCTGGGCCCCATCCTACCAAGGGCCACCACACAGCCACGCCAG ctgcaCCGTGGAGGCCTTGAGGGCCCTGCTCACTGGTGACGGCAGCCGCATGGTGGTCACGTGCATGGAGCAGGCCGGTGGCTGGAGAAGACTGGTGGGAGCCCATACGCACCTGGAGGGTGTGCTGCTGCTGGCCAG TGCCATGGTGGCCCATGCCGACCACCACCTGCGAGGCCTGTTCGCAGACCTGCTGCCGCGGCTGCACAGCACGGACGATGCCCAGCGCCTCACAGCTATGGCCTTCTTCACTGGG CTGCTACAGAGCCGGCCCACCGCCCAGCTCCTGCGGGAGGAGGTCATCCTGGAGCGGCTCTGCACCTGGCAGGGCGACCCCGAGCCCACCGTGCGCTGGCTGGGCCTGCTTGGCCTCGGCCACCTGGCGCTGAACCGCCGGAAG GTGCGTCACATGAGCACACTGCTGCCCGCGCTCCTGGGCGCCCTGGGCGAGGGTGACACACGGCTCGTGGGCGCTGCGCTGGGGGCGCTGCGGAGGGTTCTGCTGCGGCCGCAGGCACCAGTGCACCTCCTGAGCGCAGAGCTGGGGCCACGTCTCCCACCCCTTCTGGATGAC AGCTCAGAGTGGACCCTGGCCCGCTGTGACCAGGCCCTGCGCTGGGGCCTGCTGGAGGAGATGGTCACTGTGGCCCACCACAACAGCCCTGAGGCCCTAAGCCGGATCTGCCAGCGCCTG GTTCAATGGTACCCAAGCCACGTGCCCAGCTTCCTGAGCCAGACCCAGGGCTACCTGCGGAGCCCACAGGACCGCCTGCGCCGGGCAGCTGCCGTGCTCATAG GCTTCTTGGTCCATCACTCGAGCCTCAGCTGCGTCAACCAGGACCTACTGGACTCCCTGTTCCAGG ACTTGGGGCAGCTTCAGAGTGACTCTGAGCCCTCTGTGGTGGCAGCAGCACAAGTGTCCTGCCAGCAGGTGGCACTACTGGCCCGAACACAGCACTGTCCCCACTGCTGGCGCCTCCTTGGCCTCCTGCGCCTACCCCACCTTGGCCAGCACCACGCCCACCCTGCTCGGCTCCCACCAGTCTACGAAGACAGCCCGTTCCAGCACTGGAGCCTGGCTGGCCACTGGGACTGCTCAGGACCAGGCTGA
- the MROH6 gene encoding maestro heat-like repeat-containing protein family member 6 isoform X2 — protein MAGGVWGRPRGAPVGALTLTALAEGIRARQGQPPGPPSTSPQPESELESEVEPQRAAASPTAGSETFCRPPAQEPAPVIPHQTPQSSWEDGALGDLALYTAACLEDAGFAGTQATALTLSSVLEAQGERLEDQVRCLVRGLLAQVPSLAEGRRRRAVLRVLSALALEHPRDVVSLGAQPGEGAPRPSEQARWFLHPSTPGSLANLPQEKLSFVLSSMVIVPNTRAAAELWRSLSRNQRVNGQVLVQLLWALKGTAGPQPEALALHELARGTCSPDTPKVWAPSYQGPPHSHASCTVEALRALLTGDGSRMVVTCMEQAGGWRRLVGAHTHLEGVLLLASAMVAHADHHLRGLFADLLPRLHSTDDAQRLTAMAFFTGLLQSRPTAQLLREEVILERLCTWQGDPEPTVRWLGLLGLGHLALNRRKVRHMSTLLPALLGALGEGDTRLVGAALGALRRVLLRPQAPVHLLSAELGPRLPPLLDDARDSVRASAVGLLGTLVRRARGRLWVGPRGPLRKLVLRSLVPLLLRLHDPSRDAAESSEWTLARCDQALRWGLLEEMVTVAHHNSPEALSRICQRLVQWYPSHVPSFLSQTQGYLRSPQDRLRRAAAVLIGFLVHHSSLSCVNQDLLDSLFQDLGQLQSDSEPSVVAAAQVSCQQVALLARTQHCPHCWRLLGLLRLPHLGQHHAHPARLPPVYEDSPFQHWSLAGHWDCSGPG, from the exons ATGGCTGGGGGCGTGTGGGGCCGGCCCCGGGGGGCCCCTGTGGGGGCTCTAACCTTGACAGCTCTGGCCGAAGGGATCCGGGCCAGGCAGGGGCAGCCCCCGGGACCCCCTTCCACAAGCCCTCAACCTGAATCTGAGCTTGAATCTGAAGTGGAGCCCCAGAGGGCAGCAGCCAGCCCCACAGCTGGCAGTGAGACCTTTTGCCGGCCGCCGGCCCAGGAGCCAGCCCCAGTGATACCCCATCAG actcCCCAGAGTTCCTGGGAGGATGGGGCCCTTGGAGACCTGGCGTTGTACACAGCTGCCTGCCTGGAAGATGCTGGTTTTGCGGGGACCCAGGCAACAGCCCTCACCCTGTCCTCAGTCCTGGAGGCCCAGGGGGAGCGGTTGGAGGACCAG GTTCGTTGTCTGGTGCGTGGGCTGCTGGCACAGGTGCCCAGCCTGGCAGAGGGGAGGCGCCGGCGGGCGGTCCTGCGGGTGCTGAGCGCACTTGCCCTGGAGCATCCTCGGGACGTG gTCTCTCTTGGAGCCCAGCCTGGGGAGGGCGCTCCAAGGCCAAGTGAGCAAGCCAGGTGGTTTCTGCACCCCAGCACCCCTGGCTCTTTGGCTAATCTGCCCCAGGAGAAGTTATCTTTCGTTTTATCCTCTATGGTGATTGTTCCTAATACCAG GGCGGCGGCCGAGCTGTGGCGCAGCCTGAGCCGGAACCAGCGGGTGAATGGGCAGGTGCTGGTGCAGCTGCTCTGGGCGCTCAAGGGCACGGCCGGACCCCAGCCGGAGGCTCTGGCG CTACATGAGCTGGCCCGGGGCACGTGCTCCCCTGACACTCCCAAGGTCTGGGCCCCATCCTACCAAGGGCCACCACACAGCCACGCCAG ctgcaCCGTGGAGGCCTTGAGGGCCCTGCTCACTGGTGACGGCAGCCGCATGGTGGTCACGTGCATGGAGCAGGCCGGTGGCTGGAGAAGACTGGTGGGAGCCCATACGCACCTGGAGGGTGTGCTGCTGCTGGCCAG TGCCATGGTGGCCCATGCCGACCACCACCTGCGAGGCCTGTTCGCAGACCTGCTGCCGCGGCTGCACAGCACGGACGATGCCCAGCGCCTCACAGCTATGGCCTTCTTCACTGGG CTGCTACAGAGCCGGCCCACCGCCCAGCTCCTGCGGGAGGAGGTCATCCTGGAGCGGCTCTGCACCTGGCAGGGCGACCCCGAGCCCACCGTGCGCTGGCTGGGCCTGCTTGGCCTCGGCCACCTGGCGCTGAACCGCCGGAAG GTGCGTCACATGAGCACACTGCTGCCCGCGCTCCTGGGCGCCCTGGGCGAGGGTGACACACGGCTCGTGGGCGCTGCGCTGGGGGCGCTGCGGAGGGTTCTGCTGCGGCCGCAGGCACCAGTGCACCTCCTGAGCGCAGAGCTGGGGCCACGTCTCCCACCCCTTCTGGATGAC gcccGGGACTCAGTCCGCGCCTCTGCGGTGGGGCTCCTCGGGACGCTGGTGCGGAGGGCCCGGGGCAGGCTGTGGGTGGGGCCTCGAGGCCCCCTGCGCAAGCTGGTGCTGCGGAGTCTCGTGCCGCTGCTGTTGCGCCTGCATGACCCCAGCCGGGACGCTGCTGAG AGCTCAGAGTGGACCCTGGCCCGCTGTGACCAGGCCCTGCGCTGGGGCCTGCTGGAGGAGATGGTCACTGTGGCCCACCACAACAGCCCTGAGGCCCTAAGCCGGATCTGCCAGCGCCTG GTTCAATGGTACCCAAGCCACGTGCCCAGCTTCCTGAGCCAGACCCAGGGCTACCTGCGGAGCCCACAGGACCGCCTGCGCCGGGCAGCTGCCGTGCTCATAG GCTTCTTGGTCCATCACTCGAGCCTCAGCTGCGTCAACCAGGACCTACTGGACTCCCTGTTCCAGG ACTTGGGGCAGCTTCAGAGTGACTCTGAGCCCTCTGTGGTGGCAGCAGCACAAGTGTCCTGCCAGCAGGTGGCACTACTGGCCCGAACACAGCACTGTCCCCACTGCTGGCGCCTCCTTGGCCTCCTGCGCCTACCCCACCTTGGCCAGCACCACGCCCACCCTGCTCGGCTCCCACCAGTCTACGAAGACAGCCCGTTCCAGCACTGGAGCCTGGCTGGCCACTGGGACTGCTCAGGACCAGGCTGA
- the MROH6 gene encoding maestro heat-like repeat-containing protein family member 6 isoform X4 — MAGGVWGRPRGAPVGALTLTALAEGIRARQGQPPGPPSTSPQPESELESEVEPQRAAASPTAGSETFCRPPAQEPAPVIPHQTPQSSWEDGALGDLALYTAACLEDAGFAGTQATALTLSSVLEAQGERLEDQVRCLVRGLLAQVPSLAEGRRRRAVLRVLSALALEHPRDVVSLGAQPGEGAPRPSEQARWFLHPSTPGSLANLPQEKLSFVLSSMVIVPNTRAAAELWRSLSRNQRVNGQVLVQLLWALKGTAGPQPEALAATRALREMLAVSGCVGATRGFYPHLLLVLVTQLHELARGTCSPDTPKVWAPSYQGPPHSHASCTVEALRALLTGDGSRMVVTCMEQAGGWRRLVGAHTHLEGVLLLASAMVAHADHHLRGLFADLLPRLHSTDDAQRLTAMAFFTGVRHMSTLLPALLGALGEGDTRLVGAALGALRRVLLRPQAPVHLLSAELGPRLPPLLDDARDSVRASAVGLLGTLVRRARGRLWVGPRGPLRKLVLRSLVPLLLRLHDPSRDAAESSEWTLARCDQALRWGLLEEMVTVAHHNSPEALSRICQRLVQWYPSHVPSFLSQTQGYLRSPQDRLRRAAAVLIGFLVHHSSLSCVNQDLLDSLFQDLGQLQSDSEPSVVAAAQVSCQQVALLARTQHCPHCWRLLGLLRLPHLGQHHAHPARLPPVYEDSPFQHWSLAGHWDCSGPG; from the exons ATGGCTGGGGGCGTGTGGGGCCGGCCCCGGGGGGCCCCTGTGGGGGCTCTAACCTTGACAGCTCTGGCCGAAGGGATCCGGGCCAGGCAGGGGCAGCCCCCGGGACCCCCTTCCACAAGCCCTCAACCTGAATCTGAGCTTGAATCTGAAGTGGAGCCCCAGAGGGCAGCAGCCAGCCCCACAGCTGGCAGTGAGACCTTTTGCCGGCCGCCGGCCCAGGAGCCAGCCCCAGTGATACCCCATCAG actcCCCAGAGTTCCTGGGAGGATGGGGCCCTTGGAGACCTGGCGTTGTACACAGCTGCCTGCCTGGAAGATGCTGGTTTTGCGGGGACCCAGGCAACAGCCCTCACCCTGTCCTCAGTCCTGGAGGCCCAGGGGGAGCGGTTGGAGGACCAG GTTCGTTGTCTGGTGCGTGGGCTGCTGGCACAGGTGCCCAGCCTGGCAGAGGGGAGGCGCCGGCGGGCGGTCCTGCGGGTGCTGAGCGCACTTGCCCTGGAGCATCCTCGGGACGTG gTCTCTCTTGGAGCCCAGCCTGGGGAGGGCGCTCCAAGGCCAAGTGAGCAAGCCAGGTGGTTTCTGCACCCCAGCACCCCTGGCTCTTTGGCTAATCTGCCCCAGGAGAAGTTATCTTTCGTTTTATCCTCTATGGTGATTGTTCCTAATACCAG GGCGGCGGCCGAGCTGTGGCGCAGCCTGAGCCGGAACCAGCGGGTGAATGGGCAGGTGCTGGTGCAGCTGCTCTGGGCGCTCAAGGGCACGGCCGGACCCCAGCCGGAGGCTCTGGCG GCCACTCGCGCCCTTCGGGAGATGCTGGCCGTATCCGGCTGCGTGGGGGCCACACGGGGCTTCTACCCGCACCTCCTCCTTGTTCTGGTCACACAGCTACATGAGCTGGCCCGGGGCACGTGCTCCCCTGACACTCCCAAGGTCTGGGCCCCATCCTACCAAGGGCCACCACACAGCCACGCCAG ctgcaCCGTGGAGGCCTTGAGGGCCCTGCTCACTGGTGACGGCAGCCGCATGGTGGTCACGTGCATGGAGCAGGCCGGTGGCTGGAGAAGACTGGTGGGAGCCCATACGCACCTGGAGGGTGTGCTGCTGCTGGCCAG TGCCATGGTGGCCCATGCCGACCACCACCTGCGAGGCCTGTTCGCAGACCTGCTGCCGCGGCTGCACAGCACGGACGATGCCCAGCGCCTCACAGCTATGGCCTTCTTCACTGGG GTGCGTCACATGAGCACACTGCTGCCCGCGCTCCTGGGCGCCCTGGGCGAGGGTGACACACGGCTCGTGGGCGCTGCGCTGGGGGCGCTGCGGAGGGTTCTGCTGCGGCCGCAGGCACCAGTGCACCTCCTGAGCGCAGAGCTGGGGCCACGTCTCCCACCCCTTCTGGATGAC gcccGGGACTCAGTCCGCGCCTCTGCGGTGGGGCTCCTCGGGACGCTGGTGCGGAGGGCCCGGGGCAGGCTGTGGGTGGGGCCTCGAGGCCCCCTGCGCAAGCTGGTGCTGCGGAGTCTCGTGCCGCTGCTGTTGCGCCTGCATGACCCCAGCCGGGACGCTGCTGAG AGCTCAGAGTGGACCCTGGCCCGCTGTGACCAGGCCCTGCGCTGGGGCCTGCTGGAGGAGATGGTCACTGTGGCCCACCACAACAGCCCTGAGGCCCTAAGCCGGATCTGCCAGCGCCTG GTTCAATGGTACCCAAGCCACGTGCCCAGCTTCCTGAGCCAGACCCAGGGCTACCTGCGGAGCCCACAGGACCGCCTGCGCCGGGCAGCTGCCGTGCTCATAG GCTTCTTGGTCCATCACTCGAGCCTCAGCTGCGTCAACCAGGACCTACTGGACTCCCTGTTCCAGG ACTTGGGGCAGCTTCAGAGTGACTCTGAGCCCTCTGTGGTGGCAGCAGCACAAGTGTCCTGCCAGCAGGTGGCACTACTGGCCCGAACACAGCACTGTCCCCACTGCTGGCGCCTCCTTGGCCTCCTGCGCCTACCCCACCTTGGCCAGCACCACGCCCACCCTGCTCGGCTCCCACCAGTCTACGAAGACAGCCCGTTCCAGCACTGGAGCCTGGCTGGCCACTGGGACTGCTCAGGACCAGGCTGA
- the MROH6 gene encoding maestro heat-like repeat-containing protein family member 6 isoform X1 has product MAGGVWGRPRGAPVGALTLTALAEGIRARQGQPPGPPSTSPQPESELESEVEPQRAAASPTAGSETFCRPPAQEPAPVIPHQTPQSSWEDGALGDLALYTAACLEDAGFAGTQATALTLSSVLEAQGERLEDQVRCLVRGLLAQVPSLAEGRRRRAVLRVLSALALEHPRDVVSLGAQPGEGAPRPSEQARWFLHPSTPGSLANLPQEKLSFVLSSMVIVPNTRAAAELWRSLSRNQRVNGQVLVQLLWALKGTAGPQPEALAATRALREMLAVSGCVGATRGFYPHLLLVLVTQLHELARGTCSPDTPKVWAPSYQGPPHSHASCTVEALRALLTGDGSRMVVTCMEQAGGWRRLVGAHTHLEGVLLLASAMVAHADHHLRGLFADLLPRLHSTDDAQRLTAMAFFTGLLQSRPTAQLLREEVILERLCTWQGDPEPTVRWLGLLGLGHLALNRRKVRHMSTLLPALLGALGEGDTRLVGAALGALRRVLLRPQAPVHLLSAELGPRLPPLLDDARDSVRASAVGLLGTLVRRARGRLWVGPRGPLRKLVLRSLVPLLLRLHDPSRDAAESSEWTLARCDQALRWGLLEEMVTVAHHNSPEALSRICQRLVQWYPSHVPSFLSQTQGYLRSPQDRLRRAAAVLIGFLVHHSSLSCVNQDLLDSLFQDLGQLQSDSEPSVVAAAQVSCQQVALLARTQHCPHCWRLLGLLRLPHLGQHHAHPARLPPVYEDSPFQHWSLAGHWDCSGPG; this is encoded by the exons ATGGCTGGGGGCGTGTGGGGCCGGCCCCGGGGGGCCCCTGTGGGGGCTCTAACCTTGACAGCTCTGGCCGAAGGGATCCGGGCCAGGCAGGGGCAGCCCCCGGGACCCCCTTCCACAAGCCCTCAACCTGAATCTGAGCTTGAATCTGAAGTGGAGCCCCAGAGGGCAGCAGCCAGCCCCACAGCTGGCAGTGAGACCTTTTGCCGGCCGCCGGCCCAGGAGCCAGCCCCAGTGATACCCCATCAG actcCCCAGAGTTCCTGGGAGGATGGGGCCCTTGGAGACCTGGCGTTGTACACAGCTGCCTGCCTGGAAGATGCTGGTTTTGCGGGGACCCAGGCAACAGCCCTCACCCTGTCCTCAGTCCTGGAGGCCCAGGGGGAGCGGTTGGAGGACCAG GTTCGTTGTCTGGTGCGTGGGCTGCTGGCACAGGTGCCCAGCCTGGCAGAGGGGAGGCGCCGGCGGGCGGTCCTGCGGGTGCTGAGCGCACTTGCCCTGGAGCATCCTCGGGACGTG gTCTCTCTTGGAGCCCAGCCTGGGGAGGGCGCTCCAAGGCCAAGTGAGCAAGCCAGGTGGTTTCTGCACCCCAGCACCCCTGGCTCTTTGGCTAATCTGCCCCAGGAGAAGTTATCTTTCGTTTTATCCTCTATGGTGATTGTTCCTAATACCAG GGCGGCGGCCGAGCTGTGGCGCAGCCTGAGCCGGAACCAGCGGGTGAATGGGCAGGTGCTGGTGCAGCTGCTCTGGGCGCTCAAGGGCACGGCCGGACCCCAGCCGGAGGCTCTGGCG GCCACTCGCGCCCTTCGGGAGATGCTGGCCGTATCCGGCTGCGTGGGGGCCACACGGGGCTTCTACCCGCACCTCCTCCTTGTTCTGGTCACACAGCTACATGAGCTGGCCCGGGGCACGTGCTCCCCTGACACTCCCAAGGTCTGGGCCCCATCCTACCAAGGGCCACCACACAGCCACGCCAG ctgcaCCGTGGAGGCCTTGAGGGCCCTGCTCACTGGTGACGGCAGCCGCATGGTGGTCACGTGCATGGAGCAGGCCGGTGGCTGGAGAAGACTGGTGGGAGCCCATACGCACCTGGAGGGTGTGCTGCTGCTGGCCAG TGCCATGGTGGCCCATGCCGACCACCACCTGCGAGGCCTGTTCGCAGACCTGCTGCCGCGGCTGCACAGCACGGACGATGCCCAGCGCCTCACAGCTATGGCCTTCTTCACTGGG CTGCTACAGAGCCGGCCCACCGCCCAGCTCCTGCGGGAGGAGGTCATCCTGGAGCGGCTCTGCACCTGGCAGGGCGACCCCGAGCCCACCGTGCGCTGGCTGGGCCTGCTTGGCCTCGGCCACCTGGCGCTGAACCGCCGGAAG GTGCGTCACATGAGCACACTGCTGCCCGCGCTCCTGGGCGCCCTGGGCGAGGGTGACACACGGCTCGTGGGCGCTGCGCTGGGGGCGCTGCGGAGGGTTCTGCTGCGGCCGCAGGCACCAGTGCACCTCCTGAGCGCAGAGCTGGGGCCACGTCTCCCACCCCTTCTGGATGAC gcccGGGACTCAGTCCGCGCCTCTGCGGTGGGGCTCCTCGGGACGCTGGTGCGGAGGGCCCGGGGCAGGCTGTGGGTGGGGCCTCGAGGCCCCCTGCGCAAGCTGGTGCTGCGGAGTCTCGTGCCGCTGCTGTTGCGCCTGCATGACCCCAGCCGGGACGCTGCTGAG AGCTCAGAGTGGACCCTGGCCCGCTGTGACCAGGCCCTGCGCTGGGGCCTGCTGGAGGAGATGGTCACTGTGGCCCACCACAACAGCCCTGAGGCCCTAAGCCGGATCTGCCAGCGCCTG GTTCAATGGTACCCAAGCCACGTGCCCAGCTTCCTGAGCCAGACCCAGGGCTACCTGCGGAGCCCACAGGACCGCCTGCGCCGGGCAGCTGCCGTGCTCATAG GCTTCTTGGTCCATCACTCGAGCCTCAGCTGCGTCAACCAGGACCTACTGGACTCCCTGTTCCAGG ACTTGGGGCAGCTTCAGAGTGACTCTGAGCCCTCTGTGGTGGCAGCAGCACAAGTGTCCTGCCAGCAGGTGGCACTACTGGCCCGAACACAGCACTGTCCCCACTGCTGGCGCCTCCTTGGCCTCCTGCGCCTACCCCACCTTGGCCAGCACCACGCCCACCCTGCTCGGCTCCCACCAGTCTACGAAGACAGCCCGTTCCAGCACTGGAGCCTGGCTGGCCACTGGGACTGCTCAGGACCAGGCTGA